The following are encoded in a window of Doryrhamphus excisus isolate RoL2022-K1 chromosome 16, RoL_Dexc_1.0, whole genome shotgun sequence genomic DNA:
- the fitm2 gene encoding acyl-coenzyme A diphosphatase FITM2 — translation MAAVDVVVGNLVTLWRIPAVRQKFPWMFLLISVVGSILKELQVIPQTYFSSSRNVLNVYFVKVSWGWTLLLLTPFLLLSNTAFSRNAVFLARRLLSLAVATTVWYVCTETFFYIEDVTGSCFKTDSMDIVSQEFTTKATCRRAGFHWHGYDISGHSFILTYSALFIVEETAPMASLRTGSLSTLPRIVLNLLYVSLNLIVIIWLWMFICTSVYFHDLSHKVLGTVCGLLAWYLTYRLWYLHPLSPGLPPQRYMKEQTQRT, via the exons ATGGCGGCGGTGGACGTCGTTGTGGGCAACTTGGTGACTCTTTGGAGGATACCAGCCGTCCGACAGAAATTCCCTTGGATGTTTTTGCTTATTTCAGtcgtgggttcgattctcaaAGAGCTCCAAGTCATCCCGCAGACGTAtttcagcagcagcagaaatgtCCTGAATGT GTATTTCGTCAAAGTGTCGTGGGGTTGGACTCTACTGCTTCTGactcccttcctcctcctctccaaCACCGCCTTCAGCAGGAATGCGGTCTTCCTCGCTCGAAGGCTCCTGTCTCTGGCGGTGGCGACGACAGTGTGGTACGTTTGCACCGAGACCTTCTTTTACATCGAGGACGTGACCGGCTCGTGTTTTAAAACGGACTCCATGGACATTGTCAGCCAAGAGTTCACCACCAAAGCCACGTGCAGGCGTGCTGGCTTCCACTGGCATGGCTACGACATCTCCGGCCACTCCTTCATCCTGACTTATTCTGCTCTCTTTATCGTGGAGGAAACCGCACCGATGGCCTCCCTGAGGACGGGGAGTCTCTCAACGCTTCCAAGGATAGTTCTGAACCTTCTGTATGTGTCACTAAACCTTATAGTAATTATATGGCTGTGGATGTTTATCTGCACGTCTGTTTACTTCCATGACTTGTCTCACAAGGTGCTGGGTACCGTTTGTGGGTTGTTGGCATGGTATCTGACATATCGGCTTTGGTATCTCCATCCTTTGTCTCCAGGACTCCCTCCTCAGCGTTATATGAAAGAACAGACCCAACGTACCTAG
- the gdap1l1 gene encoding ganglioside-induced differentiation-associated protein 1-like 1: MASSNHVTPTNCGWWPISAMDEDGKVPDGDECEEPTTETKPFNKDRLVLYHWTQSFTSQKVRLVIHEKGLVCEERDVSLPLQEHKEPWFMRLNLGEEVPVFLHGDNIISDYNQIIDYLETNFVGDTVAQLIPAADSPVHERVQQYRQLLDGLPMDAYTHGCILHPELTLDSMIPKYATAEIRRHLANAATELMKLDHEEPQLTEPYLSKQKKLMAKILDHDNVNYLKKILGELAMVLDQVEAELEKRKLEYQGQKCELWLCGPDFTLADICLGALLHRLKFLGLSKKYWEDGSRSNLQSFFMRVQKRYAFRKVLGDIHTTLLSAVLPNAFRMVKKKPPSFFGASFLMGSLGGMGYFAYWFLKKKYM, translated from the exons ATGGCGTCTTCCAACCATGTTACCCCCACCAACTGTGGCTGGTGGCCCATCTCCGCCATGGACGAGGACGGCAAAGTCCCGGACGGGGACGAGTGTGAAGAGCCCACGACGGAGACCAAACCTTTCAACAAAGACAGGCTCGTTTTGTACCACTGGACTCAGTCTTTTACCTCCCAAAAG GTCCGTCTTGTCATCCATGAAAAGGGTCTGGTGTGTGAGGAGAGAGATGTGAGCTTGCCACTGCAAGAGCACAAGGAGCCGTGGTTCATGAGGCTGAACCTCGGGGAGGAGGTACCCGTCTTTCTCCACGGCGACAACATCATCAGTGACTACAACCAGATTATCGACTACCTGGAGACCAACTTTGTGGGAG ACACGGTAGCACAGCTGATCCCAGCTGCAGACTCGCCCGTCCACGAGCGTGTCCAGCAGTATCGACAGCTATTGGACGGCCTTCCCATGGACGCTTACACACACGGATGCATCCTCCATCCGGAGCTCACCCTGGACTCTATGATCCCAAAGTACGCCACCGCTGAAATACGTA GACATTTGGCCAACGCAGCAACAGAGCTGATGAAGTTGGACCACGAGGAGCCCCAGCTCACGGAACCATACTTGTCGAAGCAAAAGAAGCTTATG GCCAAAATCTTGGACCATGATAATGTGAACTACCTGAAGAAAATTCTGGGAGAGTTAGCGATGGTTTTAGATCAAGTGGAGGCCGAGCTGGAGAAAAGGAAACTGGAGTATCAAG GACAAAAGTGTGAGTTGTGGCTATGCGGACCTGACTTTACACTAGCTGATATCTGCCTTGGAGCCTTGCTGCACAGGCTCAAGTTCTTGGGACTTTCTAAAAAATACTGGGAGGACGGCAGTCGATCTAACCTGCAGTCTTTTTTTATGCGTGTGCAAAAACGCTACGCTTTCCGCAAGGTCCTGGGGGACATCCACACAACGCTTCTGTCTGCAGTGCTGCCCAACGCCTTCCGGATGGTAAAAAAGAAGCCCCCGTCCTTCTTCGGGGCGTCCTTTCTAATGGGATCCCTTGGAGGCATGGGCTACTTTGCctactggtttttaaaaaagaaatacatgtaG